A single genomic interval of Arachis duranensis cultivar V14167 chromosome 7, aradu.V14167.gnm2.J7QH, whole genome shotgun sequence harbors:
- the LOC107459352 gene encoding uncharacterized protein LOC107459352 → MVKAVVAEETRLKPIEDRLAQSSLPSEVGLIIGKFSSGLDRAFVFDLIPTPNNDSGDPASSISEPEKKKGSKSDTSSLFIDKDWVAEHARQVSRMLVGGMKVVGIYVWISDGAFKNSTIVLCQTVKVVAEAAVIVEAEWDERLLLHICYSPRRWSCRNCSLSSNITSSSLRPCDFKMGKVLNYLQTFKCMYNFTLRLPIFHDNASKFHTFSDVLRHAISLHAKELKGARALIDGKLVVDGEPYSTDGVHEVELLLPFTSNTPFEAFSQRDVVGILSFSGLVCSFAYLNSKEPISQAITDIKGDIIMSLQSRLDIICDEADADSGSGPDVGREASSDLSTEKPVSQCVLHLLRKGCMLPFPRRVFAPWLAGIYVCDYLQPSDTVEVLKDHCTELLSMKAPTDVSTILELEKEAISVKTKSFWDVAVPFSSAIPQHLEKSKTDDSRELTENNKSANSGHVNLMAAIFILLLSILLGFVFFLQKS, encoded by the exons ATGGTGAAAGCCGTGGTTGCAGAAGAAACTCGCCTCAAACCCATCGAGGATCGTCTCGCCCAATCATCACTTCCATCCGAG GTGGGTTTAATAATCGGCAAGTTCAGCTCCGGTTTGGACCGGGCGTTCGTCTTCGACCTAATCCCAACCCCGAACAATGATTCCGGTGACCCTGCCTCTTCCATCTCCGAACCTGAAAAGAAGAAAGGTTCCAAATCTGACACTTCCTCTCTCTTCATTGATAAGGATTGGGTAGCTGAACATGCTCGTCAG GTGTCTAGAATGCTTGTGGGTGGGATGAAGGTTGTTGGCATATATGTTTGGATTAGTGACGGGGCCTTCAAGAACTCTACCATAGTTCTTTGCCAG ACGGTGAAAGTGGTTGCTGAAGCAGCGGTGATTGTGGAGGCTGAGTGGGATGAAAGGCTGCTTCTTCACATTTGTTATAGCCCAAGAAG GTGGAGTTGTCGAAATTGCTCCCTATCTTCAAACATTACATCAAGTAGTCTGAGGCCTTGTGACTTTAAAATGGGAAAGGTCTTAAATTATCTTCAGACGTTTAAGTGCATGTACAATTTTACTCTTAG GTTGCCTATATTTCATGACAATGCGTCAAAATTCCACACATTTAGTGATGTTCTTCGTCATGCAATATCTCTTCATGCTAAAGAACTTAAAGGTGCACGGGCCTTGATTGATGGTAAATTG GTTGTTGATGGTGAGCCATATTCAACAGATGGTGTGCATGAAGTTGAATTGCTTTTACCATTTACGAGTAATACTCCTTTTGAAG cgtTCAGCCAAAGAGACGTTGTAGGTATTCTTTCATTCAGTGGTTTGGTATGTTCTTTTGCATATCTGAATTCAAAAGAGCCAATCTCACAGGCAATCACTGACATAAAG GGAGATATCATTATGAGTCTGCAAAGTAGGTTGGATATAATATGTGATGAGGCAGATGCTGATTCAGGTTCTGGTCCAGATGTTGGCAGGGAAGCATCCAGCGATTTATCAACCGAGAAGCCTGTTTCCCAATGTGTGCTACATTTGTTAAG AAAAGGGTGCATGCTTCCGTTTCCTAGACGAGTCTTTGCACCATGGCTGGCAGGAATTTATGTGTGTGACTACTTACAGCCTTCCGATACAGTTGAG GTGTTAAAAGATCATTGTACAGAGTTATTATCCATGAAAGCTCCAACTGATGTTTCAACAATTTTGGAGCTAGAAAAAGAAGCCATTTCCGTCAAAACCAAATCTTTCTGGGATGTAGCAGTGCCTTTCTCTTCAGCAATTCCGCAGCATCTGGAGAAGAGCAAAACTGATGATAGTAGAGAATTGACGGAGAATAATAAATCTGCAAACTCGGGTCATGTCAATCTTATGGCtgctattttcattcttttgctGTCAATCTTACTTGGGTTCGTGTTCTTTTTGCAAAAGAGTTGA
- the LOC107459365 gene encoding phosphoglycerate mutase-like protein, which produces MGTAAVDQSLYPLHRCKTIHLVRHAQGIHNVEGEKNHDAYMSEDLFDAQLTPLGWKQVANLQNHVKSCGLSKRIELVIVSPLLRTMQTAAGVFGGEAHADGNKEAPLMTQNVGDSNHPAISSLNSPPFLAVELCREQIGNHPCDKRRTISEYRNMFPAIDFSLIETDEDTWWTPEREKREEVTARGLKFLDWLWTRQEKEIVIVTHSSFLFNTLSVFGNDCHPNVKSEIGKHFANCELRSIVLVDRGMIGSDESSTNYPGKIPSGPDLPSDLADDKHSANGSTN; this is translated from the exons ATGGGTACCGCTGCCGTAGATCAAAGTCTCTATCCATTGCATCGTTGCAAAACTATTCACTTG GTTAGGCATGCCCAAGGAATTCATAATGTTGAGGGAGAGAAGAACCATGATGCATATATGTCTGAGGATCTTTTTGATGCGCAACTAACACCTCTTGGTTGGAAGcag GTTGCGAATCTGCAAAACCATGTCAAGTCTTGTGGACTTTCCAAAAGAATTGAACTAGTTATTGTTTCCCCCCTGTTGAG GACTATGCAAACAGCAGCTGGTGTCTTTGGTGGTGAAGCACATGCTGATGGGAATAAGGAAGCTCCTTTGATGACACAAAATGTTGGAGATAGCAATCATCCTGCAATTTCTAGTCTTAACTCTCCACCATTTTTAGCAGTAGAGCTATGCCGAGAACAAATA GGGAATCATCCTTGTGATAAGAGAAGAACCATCAGTGAATACCGGAATATGTTTCCAGCAATTGATTTTTCACTG ATTGAAACTGATGAGGACACCTGGTGGACTccagaaagagagaagagagaagaagttaCTGCTAGGGGACTGAAGTTTCTTGACTG GTTGTGGACACGCCAAGAGAAGGAAATAGTGATCGTTACTCACAGCAGTTTTCTGTTTAATACACTAAGTGTTTTTGGAAATGATTGTCACCCAAATGTGAAGAGCGAAATAGGCAAACA CTTTGCCAATTGTGAGCTACGTTCAATTGTTCTGGTTGACAGAGG TATGATTGGATCAGATGAGTCAAGTACTAATTATCCTGGCAAGATTCCTTCTGGCCCTGATCTTCCCAGTGATCTTGCTGATGATAAGCATTCAGCCAATGGATCCACTAATTAA